In one window of Vibrio sp. JC009 DNA:
- a CDS encoding SDR family oxidoreductase, producing MSKQTVLITGASTGIGRATALYFHEKGWNVIATMRNPENEVELYDLEDVLVTYLDVTELESIARAVKVGIEAFDKIDVVVNNAGYGAYGPLETFPRENIVRQFNTNVIGLLDVTKAILPHFRQNKNGTLINISSVGGKVTFPYGALYHGTKFAVEGITESLAFEMELIGCKAKIVEPGTIVTDFAGRSFDFQIDATIPEYQGMANAMMAALGDITTDESRAAPPIEVAKVIYQAATDGTDTLRYTAGYDAQAFLDAKASQSDEDYIRSVKQMFGL from the coding sequence ATGTCTAAACAAACGGTGTTAATTACGGGTGCTAGTACCGGTATTGGTCGCGCCACGGCGCTGTATTTTCATGAGAAAGGTTGGAACGTCATAGCTACAATGCGTAACCCCGAGAATGAAGTTGAGCTCTATGACCTTGAGGATGTGTTAGTAACCTACCTTGATGTGACTGAGCTTGAGTCTATTGCCAGAGCGGTGAAAGTTGGGATTGAGGCTTTTGATAAAATCGATGTAGTGGTTAACAATGCCGGTTACGGCGCGTATGGGCCACTTGAAACTTTCCCGAGGGAAAATATTGTCCGCCAGTTCAACACCAATGTTATTGGCTTACTTGATGTGACAAAGGCTATTCTGCCGCACTTCAGGCAGAACAAAAATGGCACTCTGATCAATATTTCATCTGTTGGGGGCAAAGTAACTTTCCCATATGGCGCTCTGTACCACGGTACCAAATTCGCAGTAGAAGGTATCACTGAGTCGCTTGCATTTGAGATGGAGTTGATTGGCTGTAAGGCAAAAATTGTTGAACCAGGAACCATTGTTACTGATTTTGCTGGTCGCTCTTTTGATTTCCAAATTGATGCGACTATTCCGGAATATCAGGGAATGGCAAACGCAATGATGGCTGCTCTAGGGGATATTACTACCGATGAATCCCGAGCAGCTCCACCAATTGAAGTGGCTAAAGTCATTTATCAGGCTGCGACAGATGGAACTGACACACTAAGGTACACCGCAGGCTATGATGCTCAGGCATTTCTTGATGCTAAGGCATCACAGAGTGACGAGGATTACATCAGATCTGTAAAGCAGATGTTTGGTCTATAG
- a CDS encoding alpha/beta hydrolase: MLTKYLTDMMTKSGQSPVFETPDQYGLKYEDVTFKAQDGVTLSGWLINGGSDKIIIQSHFGVQCSRAGYTPEGKGMVKLMKKNISFLRQAKHFVEQGYSVLMYDLRNHGNSGTGTSEYIAWGCEEAKDVVAAVDYISNHPQYKESSIGLLSICMGTSSTSFAYGLENGLQSYPNIKALISVQPLRYLDYMKAMGIPNFLTNRVNKYNMKRGGADLSDSFFKYVSEIKVPTLVVQNENDPWTNLDAVHEYYNLLGGEKELLMLDLEKNRAAAYDWLGTSPERLTVFFNKYM; this comes from the coding sequence ATGCTAACCAAATACCTTACAGACATGATGACCAAAAGTGGTCAATCCCCCGTATTCGAAACGCCAGATCAGTATGGTTTGAAATATGAAGATGTGACGTTCAAAGCGCAAGACGGGGTAACGCTTTCAGGATGGCTGATAAATGGCGGCTCTGACAAGATAATTATTCAGTCTCACTTTGGTGTACAGTGCAGCCGGGCCGGATACACACCGGAAGGAAAAGGCATGGTTAAGCTGATGAAGAAAAATATCTCATTTCTTCGTCAGGCAAAGCACTTTGTTGAGCAGGGTTATTCAGTTTTAATGTATGACTTACGTAATCACGGCAATAGCGGCACGGGTACCAGTGAATACATTGCCTGGGGTTGTGAAGAGGCTAAAGACGTTGTTGCTGCCGTTGATTACATTTCTAACCACCCGCAATACAAAGAAAGCAGCATCGGTCTTTTGAGCATCTGCATGGGCACAAGCTCTACGTCTTTTGCTTACGGCCTGGAAAACGGTCTGCAAAGCTACCCTAACATTAAGGCTCTGATTTCTGTTCAGCCACTACGTTACCTCGATTATATGAAAGCGATGGGGATTCCAAATTTTCTGACGAACCGCGTCAATAAATACAACATGAAACGTGGCGGTGCGGATCTGTCGGATTCTTTCTTCAAATATGTCAGCGAAATCAAAGTTCCGACTCTGGTTGTCCAGAATGAAAATGACCCGTGGACTAACCTGGATGCCGTTCATGAGTACTACAATCTGCTTGGTGGAGAGAAGGAGTTGTTGATGCTGGATTTAGAGAAAAATCGCGCCGCAGCGTATGACTGGCTTGGCACTTCGCCAGAGCGTCTGACAGTCTTTTTTAACAAATATATGTAG
- a CDS encoding NAD(P)H-binding protein gives MKVLLTGATGMIGGLVLEMSLNDSRVSQVVSLVRRKSGISHKKLHEIVIEDFFSLEQVEEYLTDTDVVFYCLGVYTGQVDRQTFHDITVGYPHALSQKLVSLGKEVRFCLLSGAGADRSESSKMMFAKDKGEIENILNKAHPEFYTFRPGYIYPVTPRNEPNIWYRLYRILYPLISRLGSSYSVKSTTLANAIFEVGMHGARQQVLENKDIINRAF, from the coding sequence ATGAAAGTATTATTAACCGGTGCAACAGGAATGATTGGCGGATTGGTTCTGGAAATGAGCCTGAACGACTCGCGTGTATCACAGGTCGTTTCTTTGGTCAGACGGAAGTCAGGCATAAGTCATAAGAAGTTGCATGAAATCGTAATTGAGGATTTTTTCAGCCTGGAACAAGTTGAGGAGTATCTGACAGATACGGATGTGGTTTTCTACTGTCTTGGTGTTTATACAGGGCAAGTAGACAGACAAACTTTCCACGATATTACGGTAGGTTATCCGCATGCTCTGTCGCAAAAACTGGTTAGTTTAGGTAAAGAAGTTCGCTTCTGCCTGCTAAGTGGTGCTGGAGCTGATCGTTCAGAATCGTCAAAAATGATGTTTGCAAAAGATAAAGGTGAGATCGAAAACATCTTAAACAAGGCTCACCCTGAGTTTTATACATTTAGACCAGGATACATCTATCCGGTTACACCAAGAAATGAGCCAAACATCTGGTATCGTTTATACAGGATTCTATACCCGCTGATCTCTCGTTTGGGTTCAAGCTATAGCGTTAAATCGACAACGCTGGCAAACGCTATTTTTGAAGTGGGAATGCATGGAGCCAGGCAACAGGTTCTGGAGAATAAAGATATTATAAACCGGGCATTTTAA
- a CDS encoding metallophosphoesterase translates to MSMALFIALNIVILLAIIAGTLYTPHKLGKMLGLTKTRWLIIAFSTLTFIGIWGTGAAAQETNPVMLSLFKLGNVWLGFMFFVVLLLIVYLATSKLLPITSKVAATAIIVLSLVISFYGYIHARSYENIELDIEIAGLKQPVTLYHIPDIHLGPFGDKSRLESLVDDINRLKPDAVLINGDLIDGMEGLAPDILDPLSISVSPVYFTTGNHDNYVAIRELQNKLKALGVHVLENDIVELKGIQLVGLDYLNADEDTLDLHASDKEETIKSVMPTLSLDKERPIVVMHHSPVGIKYMNMAGADLVVSGHTHAGQIFPATLFAQFQFEYVKGLYQYQGTQVYVGQGVGTFGPPMRISTTGEATLINLIPKS, encoded by the coding sequence ATGAGCATGGCACTATTTATCGCACTTAATATAGTGATTCTACTGGCTATTATTGCCGGCACTCTCTATACGCCTCATAAGCTGGGAAAAATGCTGGGGCTAACAAAAACCCGTTGGCTCATCATCGCTTTTAGCACTCTAACGTTTATCGGGATCTGGGGAACAGGTGCTGCTGCGCAGGAGACAAATCCGGTTATGCTATCGCTGTTTAAGCTTGGCAACGTGTGGCTTGGATTTATGTTCTTTGTTGTGTTGCTGTTGATTGTTTATCTGGCTACGAGCAAGCTGTTGCCAATTACTTCAAAGGTAGCGGCGACGGCAATTATTGTGCTCTCTCTGGTGATATCTTTTTATGGTTATATCCATGCCCGGAGTTATGAAAACATTGAGTTAGACATTGAAATTGCAGGGCTAAAACAACCCGTTACTTTATATCATATCCCGGATATTCACCTCGGCCCCTTTGGTGATAAGTCCAGGTTGGAAAGCCTTGTCGACGATATTAACCGGCTGAAACCAGACGCGGTGCTAATCAATGGTGATCTTATAGACGGTATGGAAGGACTGGCTCCAGATATCTTAGACCCTCTCTCTATCTCAGTGAGTCCTGTCTATTTTACCACTGGCAATCATGATAACTATGTCGCTATCAGGGAACTTCAAAATAAACTCAAGGCGCTGGGTGTGCATGTACTGGAGAACGATATTGTTGAACTGAAAGGAATCCAGTTGGTTGGCCTCGATTACCTTAACGCTGATGAAGACACACTCGATCTCCATGCCTCAGATAAAGAGGAAACAATCAAAAGTGTAATGCCCACGTTGAGCCTCGATAAAGAGCGTCCTATTGTAGTCATGCACCATAGTCCGGTTGGAATTAAGTATATGAACATGGCTGGAGCGGATCTTGTGGTCAGTGGGCATACTCACGCAGGTCAGATTTTCCCTGCTACGCTCTTTGCACAGTTTCAGTTTGAATACGTGAAAGGATTATATCAATACCAGGGTACTCAGGTTTATGTCGGCCAGGGAGTGGGTACCTTTGGCCCTCCGATGCGAATCAGCACAACAGGAGAAGCAACCCTTATTAATCTTATCCCTAAATCTTAA
- a CDS encoding MBL fold metallo-hydrolase, with product MTSHIKSFKSSAKLAISGGFILAATLSGCVSSEAKDYSHLDYYHDGKFHNEKKMDEVSFTKFFRGGWAILFDSDPEAEPDVEIPVTMMTKEGLEYDIESENLVLYRLGHSTILMALEGRFWLFDPVFSERVSPYQWIGPKRFHQPPIDIKSLPPLDGVIISHNHFDHLDEASIRELADKTAHFYLPLGNAGFLKGWDVPEGKITELGWWSVASNAGTEIISTPAQHFSGRSLTDRNEALWSSWVVRTENHSVFFNGDSGYFSGFKQIGDKYGPFDITMMENGAYNLLWPDVHMRPKETVMAHLDLKGQVMLPIHNSTFSLSTHSWKDPLTKIRMYSEEMGVELATPVIGERVVINKGQALKGKYNNSWWDKILDLANN from the coding sequence ATGACTTCACATATTAAAAGTTTCAAATCTTCAGCAAAGCTAGCGATATCCGGCGGCTTCATTTTGGCTGCAACGCTTTCCGGGTGCGTTAGTAGTGAAGCCAAGGATTACAGTCATCTGGATTATTATCATGACGGGAAGTTCCATAACGAGAAAAAGATGGATGAAGTGAGTTTCACTAAGTTCTTTCGCGGTGGTTGGGCAATACTGTTTGATAGTGATCCTGAGGCCGAGCCGGATGTTGAAATACCGGTAACGATGATGACAAAAGAAGGTCTGGAGTATGATATCGAGAGCGAAAACCTTGTTCTCTACCGGTTAGGCCATTCCACCATTCTTATGGCGCTTGAAGGCCGTTTTTGGTTGTTTGATCCGGTATTTTCAGAAAGAGTTTCGCCTTATCAGTGGATCGGACCTAAACGCTTCCATCAGCCACCCATTGATATAAAGTCGCTACCGCCGTTAGACGGTGTGATCATCTCTCACAATCATTTTGATCACCTTGATGAAGCTAGTATCAGGGAGTTGGCTGACAAAACCGCACACTTTTATCTTCCGCTGGGTAATGCAGGGTTTCTGAAAGGTTGGGATGTACCTGAAGGTAAAATAACAGAGTTAGGATGGTGGAGCGTGGCTTCTAACGCTGGCACTGAGATCATTTCTACACCGGCTCAGCATTTTTCCGGACGCTCGCTAACAGACAGAAATGAAGCGCTATGGTCGTCATGGGTAGTTCGCACAGAAAACCATTCTGTTTTTTTTAACGGCGACAGCGGCTATTTTTCTGGCTTTAAGCAAATTGGTGACAAGTACGGTCCTTTTGACATCACAATGATGGAAAATGGCGCTTATAACCTGCTTTGGCCGGATGTTCATATGAGACCGAAAGAGACCGTTATGGCTCACCTGGACCTGAAAGGACAAGTGATGCTTCCGATCCACAACAGTACTTTCAGCCTGAGCACACACTCATGGAAAGATCCTCTTACCAAAATACGAATGTATTCGGAAGAGATGGGGGTCGAGCTGGCAACTCCGGTTATAGGTGAGCGGGTAGTGATTAATAAAGGTCAGGCATTAAAAGGAAAGTACAATAACTCCTGGTGGGACAAAATTTTAGATTTAGCTAACAATTAG
- a CDS encoding DUF5329 domain-containing protein — protein MTRHIAARAIFTIALAATPFAYGQSESSLQGEIKHLMHFVESSECQFIRNGKAYNGQDAVAHIQRKYDYFKKRIKDTETFIELSATKSTYSNKPYTIQCPGEAVKTSGDWLTAELQAYRQVSVASN, from the coding sequence ATGACAAGGCATATTGCCGCACGAGCCATTTTCACTATTGCTCTGGCAGCGACTCCTTTTGCATATGGACAGAGTGAGTCCAGCCTGCAAGGAGAGATTAAGCACTTAATGCACTTTGTTGAGAGTTCAGAGTGCCAGTTTATACGTAATGGGAAAGCGTACAACGGTCAAGACGCTGTAGCGCATATCCAACGTAAATATGACTATTTCAAGAAACGTATCAAAGACACGGAAACCTTTATTGAGTTAAGTGCTACGAAGAGTACCTATAGCAATAAGCCCTATACGATTCAGTGCCCTGGCGAAGCCGTAAAGACTTCTGGTGATTGGTTAACTGCTGAGTTGCAGGCCTACCGTCAGGTAAGTGTTGCCTCGAACTAA
- a CDS encoding SRPBCC domain-containing protein — protein MKKSIISLLTLGLVGCASVNNETVIEASPQEVWAVLTDTASYPEWNPVILSAEGKLEEGEKVVMQFREPGGKQYEIKAKVKQVIPEKLLNQYGGTWGIITFDHTYALEPVPEGTKVTIHEDYKGAYVLFWDHTPMEVSYAEVNKALKQRVMDLKSQSK, from the coding sequence ATGAAAAAATCGATTATAAGTTTGCTTACTTTAGGTTTAGTCGGCTGTGCATCAGTGAATAACGAAACCGTGATTGAAGCTTCACCTCAAGAGGTATGGGCGGTACTTACCGACACAGCATCCTACCCAGAGTGGAACCCTGTCATTCTTTCTGCCGAGGGAAAACTTGAGGAAGGTGAAAAGGTCGTTATGCAGTTCAGAGAACCTGGTGGCAAGCAATATGAAATCAAGGCGAAGGTGAAGCAGGTTATCCCTGAGAAACTGCTGAACCAATACGGTGGCACATGGGGAATCATTACCTTTGATCACACCTATGCGCTTGAGCCGGTACCTGAGGGAACCAAAGTCACTATCCATGAAGACTACAAGGGAGCATATGTTCTCTTCTGGGATCATACCCCAATGGAAGTGAGTTATGCCGAAGTCAATAAAGCGCTGAAACAGCGGGTAATGGACTTAAAGAGTCAGTCAAAATAG
- a CDS encoding alpha/beta hydrolase encodes MLGRILADTMIKPSKSPVFDTPANWGMDYEDVNFKAADGVTISAWLIKGSKNKVIIQSHFGIQCCRSGYTRKDKGMIKGYPTDIEFLNQAKYLVDEGYSVLMYDMRNHGDSEKGTMPWITWGKEEAKDLIAAVDYINAHPDYQDSEIGLFSICMGSSASIYGFAMENGLSKYTNIKAMVSIQPVDYPTFVSAMGIPGFLQKSTNKVIKKRTGIDFMDSTYLEDAKSIKVPTMIIQNKNDPFSKMDFVQNIYDNLAVEKEMLWLDIPKLKSAAHNRAAAYDWIGKNPAPIVGWFNKYIG; translated from the coding sequence ATGTTAGGCAGAATTTTAGCGGATACCATGATCAAACCTTCTAAGTCACCGGTATTTGATACCCCGGCAAACTGGGGAATGGATTACGAAGATGTCAATTTTAAAGCCGCTGACGGCGTAACGATTTCGGCATGGTTGATCAAAGGAAGTAAAAACAAGGTCATTATCCAGTCTCATTTTGGTATCCAGTGCTGCCGCTCTGGCTACACCCGAAAAGACAAAGGCATGATAAAAGGCTACCCAACGGATATCGAGTTTCTGAATCAGGCGAAATACCTGGTGGACGAAGGTTACTCTGTCCTGATGTATGACATGAGAAACCATGGTGACAGTGAGAAAGGCACTATGCCGTGGATAACCTGGGGTAAAGAGGAAGCAAAAGATCTGATCGCGGCCGTTGACTACATCAATGCTCACCCGGACTACCAGGACAGCGAAATTGGCCTGTTTAGCATCTGTATGGGTAGCAGCGCCTCAATCTACGGTTTTGCAATGGAAAACGGTCTTAGTAAGTATACTAATATTAAAGCCATGGTTTCTATTCAGCCGGTGGATTACCCGACATTTGTTTCCGCTATGGGTATTCCGGGTTTCTTGCAGAAAAGTACCAACAAAGTGATAAAAAAACGCACCGGCATTGATTTTATGGACAGTACCTATCTTGAGGATGCGAAGAGCATCAAGGTACCAACTATGATTATTCAAAACAAAAACGACCCGTTCTCTAAGATGGATTTTGTCCAGAATATCTATGACAACCTTGCCGTGGAAAAAGAGATGCTATGGCTTGATATTCCGAAGCTTAAGTCTGCTGCACACAACAGAGCCGCAGCCTATGACTGGATAGGAAAAAATCCTGCACCGATTGTGGGATGGTTTAATAAATATATTGGTTAA
- a CDS encoding TetR/AcrR family transcriptional regulator, with amino-acid sequence MAEKRKKCTELKREAIIFAAMSAFQEFGVEATSMNKIAQLAQVSKRTIYNHFESKEELIMYLLSDLWSSAVSQVEVCYDRDKPLDGQLYQLLMADVNTTSDPSFINLARVAAGHFLFHPEVLLSQRQRLSEQQTPLLQWLTEASNDQKLNIDDIQYAYTQLNNMLSGSAFWPQLVQHMPILNEAEKDKLVSDTVTMFLALYSVEK; translated from the coding sequence ATGGCAGAGAAAAGAAAAAAGTGTACCGAGTTAAAGCGTGAGGCCATCATTTTCGCAGCAATGTCTGCATTTCAGGAGTTTGGCGTTGAAGCAACCAGCATGAATAAAATTGCGCAGCTTGCTCAGGTATCAAAACGCACCATCTACAACCACTTCGAATCAAAAGAAGAGCTGATTATGTACCTGCTTTCCGATCTCTGGAGCAGTGCCGTAAGTCAGGTTGAAGTGTGCTACGACAGAGATAAGCCTTTGGATGGGCAGCTATATCAGTTGCTGATGGCGGACGTAAATACCACAAGTGATCCATCGTTTATCAATCTGGCTCGTGTTGCTGCGGGGCACTTCTTATTCCATCCGGAAGTGCTTTTGTCGCAAAGACAAAGGTTATCTGAGCAGCAAACACCACTTCTGCAATGGTTAACAGAAGCATCAAACGACCAGAAGCTAAACATAGATGACATACAATATGCTTATACTCAGTTAAATAACATGTTAAGCGGCAGCGCCTTCTGGCCCCAGTTGGTACAACATATGCCAATTTTGAATGAAGCAGAGAAAGATAAATTAGTCAGCGATACGGTGACCATGTTTCTGGCTCTGTATTCGGTGGAAAAGTAG
- a CDS encoding helix-turn-helix domain-containing protein, translating to MHKLTKTQAAMKEIIHISSISQIHDALGLPAPRHPLVSLIQIDKSVTDYDYGDHTYVYDFYQVALKSGIKGDIIYGRNHYDFHQGSMIFTKPGQAQQYSNTRELEGESGWTLLFHPDLIRRSGLAKHIEEYSYFSYDTHEALHISDREQRILTDLVNQIEEEYNQNIDKHTQKLIVSNIELILDYCTRFYDRQFYVRSNHNLDLISKLDALLKDYFDTEKTLELGLPSVKYFSEAMHMSGSYLSDMLKNATGRNAQQYIQDYLIERAKNHLLATDEQVSQIAYGLGFEYPQHFSKLFKAKTGMSPLEYRKLN from the coding sequence ATGCATAAGCTGACTAAAACACAGGCTGCTATGAAAGAAATCATCCATATTTCCAGTATTTCTCAGATCCACGATGCGCTTGGTTTGCCTGCACCGAGGCACCCGCTTGTATCTCTGATTCAGATTGATAAATCAGTAACAGATTATGATTATGGTGATCATACCTATGTTTATGATTTTTATCAGGTAGCACTCAAATCTGGAATAAAGGGCGATATTATCTATGGCCGGAATCACTATGATTTCCATCAGGGTAGTATGATATTTACCAAGCCCGGTCAGGCTCAGCAATACTCAAATACCCGTGAACTGGAAGGTGAATCTGGCTGGACACTGCTTTTTCATCCGGATCTCATCCGCCGCTCTGGTTTGGCTAAACATATCGAAGAGTATTCGTACTTCTCATACGATACCCACGAAGCCCTGCATATTTCAGATCGTGAACAGAGGATCCTGACCGATTTAGTCAATCAGATAGAAGAAGAGTACAACCAGAATATTGATAAGCATACGCAAAAGCTTATTGTTTCTAATATTGAGCTGATACTGGATTATTGTACCCGTTTCTATGACCGGCAGTTTTACGTTCGCAGTAACCACAACCTTGATCTGATCAGCAAATTGGATGCTTTACTGAAGGATTACTTTGACACCGAAAAGACTCTTGAGCTGGGGCTGCCTTCCGTAAAGTACTTTAGTGAAGCCATGCATATGTCAGGCTCGTATCTCAGTGACATGCTGAAAAACGCCACAGGCAGAAATGCTCAGCAATATATTCAGGACTACCTGATTGAAAGAGCTAAGAATCACCTTCTGGCAACCGATGAGCAGGTAAGTCAAATCGCTTATGGTCTTGGATTCGAGTACCCACAGCATTTCAGCAAGCTGTTTAAAGCTAAAACCGGCATGAGCCCGCTGGAGTATAGAAAGCTCAACTGA
- a CDS encoding SRPBCC domain-containing protein, producing MPLLSTTLITATASLSAMLGAKSVHTEIDIPASPSKVWQVLTDVERYPEWNPVFTVLDGKLEQGEKITYQVQESEEKSAKIAAKVKSYIPHKLLNQSGGYWGILTFDHTYLLEPVENGTRVIIHEDYTGAWVNFWDPSGVEKQYKKLAVSLKNRVAEIN from the coding sequence ATGCCACTACTATCAACCACACTTATCACCGCTACCGCATCACTTAGTGCCATGTTGGGGGCAAAATCTGTTCATACTGAAATCGACATTCCCGCATCACCAAGTAAAGTCTGGCAGGTATTGACTGACGTTGAGCGTTATCCGGAATGGAACCCGGTGTTTACCGTGCTGGACGGCAAACTGGAGCAGGGAGAGAAAATTACGTATCAGGTGCAGGAATCAGAAGAGAAGTCAGCCAAAATTGCGGCAAAGGTAAAATCTTATATTCCTCACAAATTGTTGAATCAGTCCGGTGGCTACTGGGGTATTCTTACCTTTGATCATACCTATCTGCTTGAGCCGGTGGAAAATGGTACACGCGTTATTATTCATGAAGACTACACCGGGGCCTGGGTTAACTTCTGGGATCCTTCCGGTGTGGAGAAACAATACAAAAAGCTGGCTGTTTCACTGAAAAATCGTGTGGCTGAGATAAACTAA
- a CDS encoding SDR family oxidoreductase — translation MSNKTVLITGCSSGFGRLAVKTFQSNGWNVIATMRSPEKETELNELENVLVTKLDVTSQETIDAALAKGIDTFGSIDVLVNNAGFGGHAMFEQFTEEQIQSMFDTNVYGPMRTARTVLPYFRKQKSGCIINVTSMAGEIGLPCTTTYSASKFAMQGWSEGLAMELAPFNIKVHTIAPGAFGTNFNAATDNNIAAGDEELQAQAQKVAAHFAELAAQMQRHSGKDADPQDVADAIYQCATQDMPIHNEVGSDASMLLGMKLSMPREEFLQKMQEMLLPQ, via the coding sequence ATGAGCAATAAAACTGTACTTATCACAGGATGCAGTTCCGGGTTTGGTCGTTTAGCGGTTAAGACTTTTCAGAGCAATGGCTGGAATGTTATTGCGACCATGCGCTCACCAGAAAAAGAGACAGAACTCAATGAGCTGGAGAATGTACTGGTGACAAAACTTGATGTAACCAGTCAGGAAACTATAGATGCAGCGCTAGCCAAAGGTATCGATACCTTCGGAAGCATTGATGTCCTGGTAAATAACGCAGGCTTTGGCGGACATGCTATGTTTGAGCAGTTCACTGAAGAGCAGATTCAATCTATGTTTGATACCAATGTTTATGGCCCGATGCGAACTGCCAGAACGGTGTTGCCATACTTCAGAAAACAGAAATCCGGTTGTATTATCAATGTGACCTCTATGGCCGGTGAAATTGGTTTGCCATGCACAACCACCTATTCAGCCAGCAAGTTCGCCATGCAGGGCTGGTCTGAAGGCCTGGCTATGGAACTGGCTCCGTTTAATATCAAAGTACATACCATAGCACCTGGCGCGTTCGGTACAAACTTCAACGCTGCTACCGATAACAACATAGCGGCTGGTGATGAAGAGCTTCAGGCGCAGGCTCAAAAAGTGGCTGCACATTTCGCTGAGCTGGCCGCACAGATGCAGCGTCATAGTGGCAAAGATGCCGATCCTCAGGATGTGGCTGATGCGATCTATCAGTGCGCAACTCAAGATATGCCTATTCATAATGAAGTCGGTTCAGATGCCAGTATGCTGCTTGGTATGAAGCTGTCTATGCCGCGAGAAGAGTTCTTGCAGAAAATGCAGGAAATGCTGCTACCCCAGTAA
- a CDS encoding alpha/beta hydrolase, translating to MITEFMMTKVVKMIAQVPRTPILRRPDEYGMDYEDVSFPASDGIVLEGWYIPAKEKSDKIVICNHFSPGNRYGYAGHIKPWHKAGGFEVNFLPKYKALHEAGYNILAYDLRNHGFSAPAQNGAYNPKFFEYKDVIGSLNYVRSRKETKDMEIHLHSMCLGGNATLVAMRKQPEVFEGVKSMMLIQPISGDALVRRLCKNMRMTKRGYKVFEEKYREIWGFSISDSSPILDAPFVKVPTFVAQVKDDSFTYSDDVQKIYEAIPVTGKELFWIEGTTQRFRGYTYFSENPEQMLDWYNKHSC from the coding sequence ATGATTACCGAATTTATGATGACCAAAGTAGTAAAGATGATAGCTCAGGTACCAAGAACCCCGATTTTAAGGCGTCCGGATGAATATGGTATGGATTACGAAGACGTATCATTTCCTGCTTCTGATGGTATTGTTCTTGAGGGCTGGTATATCCCGGCAAAAGAGAAATCCGATAAGATTGTTATCTGTAATCACTTCTCTCCGGGCAACCGTTACGGTTACGCTGGCCATATTAAACCATGGCATAAAGCCGGTGGATTTGAGGTGAATTTTCTTCCTAAATATAAGGCTCTTCATGAAGCGGGATACAATATTCTGGCTTATGATCTGCGTAACCATGGCTTTAGTGCTCCTGCTCAGAATGGTGCGTACAATCCAAAATTTTTCGAATACAAAGATGTTATTGGTTCACTGAACTATGTACGTAGCCGAAAAGAAACCAAAGACATGGAAATTCACTTGCACAGTATGTGTCTGGGTGGAAACGCAACCTTGGTTGCTATGAGAAAGCAGCCGGAAGTCTTTGAGGGCGTAAAATCCATGATGCTGATTCAGCCGATTTCCGGGGATGCGCTGGTAAGGCGTCTATGTAAAAACATGCGTATGACCAAACGTGGCTACAAGGTTTTTGAAGAAAAATACCGTGAAATCTGGGGCTTCAGCATTTCTGATTCATCACCCATCTTAGATGCGCCGTTTGTAAAAGTACCAACTTTCGTAGCGCAAGTTAAGGATGACTCTTTTACCTACTCCGATGATGTGCAGAAGATCTATGAAGCAATTCCGGTAACGGGAAAAGAACTGTTCTGGATTGAGGGAACCACTCAACGGTTCCGTGGCTATACCTATTTTTCTGAAAACCCTGAGCAGATGCTTGACTGGTACAATAAGCATTCCTGTTAA